The Strix uralensis isolate ZFMK-TIS-50842 chromosome 16, bStrUra1, whole genome shotgun sequence genome has a window encoding:
- the SNN gene encoding stannin, whose product MSIMDHSPTTGVVTVIVILIAIAALGALILGCWCYLRLQRISQSEDEESIVGEGETKEPFLLVQYSAKGPCVERKAKLTPNGTEVHS is encoded by the coding sequence ATGTCTATTATGGATCATAGCCCCACCACTGGAGTGGTGACCGTTATTGTTATTTTGATTGCTATTGCAGCTCTTGGTGCCTTGATACTGGGCTGCTGGTGTTACCTGCGTCTGCAGAGGATCAGCCAGTCTGAAGATGAGGAAAGCATTGTGGGAGAAGGAGAAACCAAAGAGCCCTTTCTTCTGGTGCAGTACTCTGCTAAAGGACCTTGTGTAGAGAGGAAAGCTAAGCTAACTCCAAATGGCACAGAAGTACATAGCTAA